One region of Burkholderia cepacia ATCC 25416 genomic DNA includes:
- a CDS encoding 2-hydroxyacid dehydrogenase: MSFLYKADPVRGAQWAQRFAQQAPELPFRIWPDIGDPEAVRYLAAWQPPDDPATLLPNLEIVFSVGAGIDQFDLSRVPAHIPVVRMIEPGIVEGMVEYVTQAVLTIHRDLFDYAAQQRTQVWHEKPVRAAASRRIGVLGLGTLGQAVLDTLRRFGFPCAGWSRTPRTLDSVDCYAGDAALDAFLARTDILICLLPLTDSTRGLLGARVFDALPAGASLVQVGRGPQLDALALLAALDSGRLDSAILDVTDPEPLPAGHPFWVHPRIRITPHIASATRPDTAVDAVLENLARHRAGQPMIGVVDRARGY; this comes from the coding sequence ATGAGCTTTCTCTACAAGGCCGACCCGGTGCGCGGTGCGCAATGGGCACAGCGCTTCGCCCAGCAGGCACCCGAGCTTCCGTTCCGGATCTGGCCGGACATCGGCGATCCTGAAGCCGTCCGTTATCTCGCCGCGTGGCAGCCGCCCGACGATCCGGCCACGCTGCTGCCGAACCTCGAGATCGTGTTTTCGGTGGGCGCCGGCATCGATCAGTTCGACCTGTCGCGCGTGCCCGCGCACATTCCGGTCGTGCGGATGATCGAGCCCGGCATCGTCGAAGGCATGGTCGAATATGTGACGCAGGCCGTGCTGACGATCCATCGCGACCTGTTCGACTATGCCGCGCAACAGCGCACGCAGGTGTGGCACGAGAAGCCGGTGCGCGCGGCCGCGTCGCGTCGCATCGGCGTGCTCGGGCTCGGCACGCTCGGCCAGGCCGTGCTCGATACGCTGCGCCGCTTCGGCTTTCCGTGCGCCGGCTGGAGCCGCACGCCGCGCACGCTCGACAGCGTCGACTGCTACGCGGGCGACGCGGCGCTCGATGCGTTCCTGGCCCGCACCGACATCCTGATCTGCCTGCTGCCGCTCACCGACAGCACGCGCGGGCTGCTCGGCGCGCGCGTGTTCGACGCGCTGCCGGCCGGCGCCTCGCTCGTGCAGGTCGGGCGCGGCCCGCAGCTCGATGCGCTTGCGCTGCTCGCCGCGCTCGACAGCGGCCGGCTCGACAGCGCGATCCTCGACGTGACGGACCCCGAACCGTTGCCGGCCGGCCACCCGTTCTGGGTGCATCCGCGCATTCGCATCACGCCGCACATCGCGAGCGCGACGCGGCCCGACACCGCGGTCGACGCCGTGCTCGAGAACCTCGCGCGCCATCGCGCGGGGCAGCCGATGATCGGCGTCGTCGATCGCGCGCGCGGCTACTGA
- a CDS encoding GNAT family N-acetyltransferase, with product MSDLNPSRTLIYRRFAETDLPAAHRLSEAVKWSHRLDDWRFVLQLGDGFVAEDETGIVGTALGWRFGEAHASLGMVIVSPEQQGRGIGRELFTRVVDSFGTRTIFLHATPAGEPLYAKFGFEVIDTIDQHQGAAFQPPLISLPPGERLRPIGANDGPRLAALASRAAGYGRDEVIEALLGVANGIALDRDGELLGFALFRRFGRGHAIGPVVAPDAQRAQALISHWLALHEGKFVRLDVPGDSGLSDWLQGLGLPRVDTVVAMARGATPARDPALRAFAIVNQALG from the coding sequence GTGTCCGATCTCAACCCTTCCCGCACGCTTATTTATCGTCGGTTCGCGGAAACCGACCTGCCCGCCGCGCATCGTCTGTCGGAAGCAGTCAAGTGGTCGCACCGGCTCGACGACTGGCGCTTCGTGCTCCAGCTCGGCGACGGCTTCGTCGCCGAGGACGAAACCGGCATCGTCGGTACCGCGCTCGGCTGGCGCTTCGGCGAAGCACACGCGTCGCTCGGCATGGTCATCGTGTCGCCCGAGCAACAGGGCCGCGGCATCGGGCGCGAACTGTTCACCCGCGTGGTCGACAGCTTCGGCACGCGAACCATTTTTCTGCACGCGACGCCGGCCGGCGAGCCGCTGTACGCGAAATTCGGGTTCGAGGTGATCGATACGATCGATCAGCACCAGGGTGCCGCCTTCCAGCCGCCGCTGATATCGCTGCCGCCCGGCGAGCGCCTGCGGCCCATCGGCGCAAACGACGGCCCGCGCCTAGCGGCGCTCGCGTCGCGCGCGGCCGGCTACGGGCGCGACGAGGTGATCGAGGCGCTGCTCGGCGTCGCGAACGGCATCGCGCTCGATCGCGACGGCGAACTGCTCGGCTTCGCGCTGTTCCGCCGCTTCGGCCGCGGCCATGCGATCGGCCCGGTGGTCGCGCCGGACGCGCAGCGCGCGCAGGCGCTGATCAGCCACTGGCTCGCGCTGCACGAAGGGAAGTTCGTGCGGCTCGACGTGCCGGGCGACAGCGGGCTGTCCGACTGGCTGCAGGGGCTCGGGCTGCCGCGCGTCGATACCGTCGTCGCCATGGCGCGCGGCGCAACGCCCGCGCGCGACCCGGCGCTGCGCGCGTTCGCGATCGTGAACCAGGCCCTCGGTTGA
- a CDS encoding haloacid dehalogenase type II, whose product MIQFEPKYITFDCYGTLTRFQMADLAREIYADRLSPVAMEDFVRAFAAYRLDEVLGAWKPYRDVVVNAIRRTCARVGVKFDEAEAERFYHAVPTWGPHPDVPAGLSRLATKYKLVILSNAMDEQIMSNVDKLGAPFHAVFTAQQAQSYKPRMQGFEYMFGKLGCKPEDVLHVSSSLRYDLMTAEDLGIKHKAFVNRGHEPGTPFYNYYEVSDIGHLATQLGL is encoded by the coding sequence ATGATCCAATTTGAACCGAAGTACATCACGTTTGACTGCTACGGCACGCTGACCCGCTTCCAGATGGCGGATCTGGCGCGCGAGATCTACGCGGACCGGCTCTCGCCGGTCGCGATGGAGGATTTCGTGCGTGCGTTCGCCGCTTACCGGCTCGACGAGGTGCTCGGCGCATGGAAGCCGTACCGCGACGTCGTCGTCAACGCGATCCGGCGCACCTGCGCGCGAGTCGGCGTGAAGTTCGACGAAGCCGAGGCCGAGCGGTTCTATCATGCGGTGCCGACGTGGGGCCCGCATCCGGACGTGCCGGCGGGCCTGTCGCGGCTCGCGACGAAGTACAAGCTCGTGATCCTGTCGAACGCGATGGACGAGCAGATCATGAGCAACGTCGACAAGCTCGGCGCGCCGTTCCATGCGGTGTTCACCGCGCAGCAGGCGCAGTCGTACAAGCCGCGGATGCAGGGCTTCGAATACATGTTCGGCAAGCTCGGCTGCAAGCCCGAGGACGTGCTGCACGTGTCGTCGAGCCTGCGCTACGACCTGATGACGGCCGAGGATCTGGGCATCAAGCACAAGGCGTTCGTCAATCGCGGCCATGAGCCGGGCACGCCGTTCTACAACTATTACGAAGTGTCGGATATCGGCCACCTCGCGACGCAGCTCGGCCTGTAA
- a CDS encoding ABC transporter substrate-binding protein: protein MSDDIDNGGKGGITRRDMMRVMAASGMMAVGGGGLLTGMQSAFAAPAPKRGGKIRVANESSSTADTLDPAKGSTGADYIRFFMFYSGLTQLDQSLTPQMNLAESLHTTDAKTWIIKLRKGVTFHDGKPVGPADVVFSLMRHRNPATASKVKTLADQFADAKASGPDEVTLVLASANADLPVILATPQLVIVKDGTTDFTTGIGCGPYKLQSFKPGVSTVGVRNDSYFKPGMPYLDQIELIGISDSAARLNALLSGDVHLINAIDPRSTQRVASTPGYALKETKSGLYTDLIMRSDNPIVANPDFVEGMKYLFDREQIRSAVFRGYAVIGNDQPIPPGHRYFNASLPQRPYDPDKAKFLFKKAGALGTALPPIYATSDANGSIEMAVLLQQAGQKIGLNLQVNRVSPDGYWSNHWMKHPLGFGNINPRSSADVLFTQFFKSDAPWNESGWKNAKFDQLLLAARSETDDAKRKQMYGEMQVIVSQQGRIGIPAFISFLDGYDKRIAGLGSIPTGPMMGGMFAEYVWWNA, encoded by the coding sequence ATGAGCGACGATATCGACAACGGCGGCAAGGGCGGCATCACGCGCCGCGACATGATGCGGGTCATGGCGGCGAGCGGCATGATGGCCGTTGGCGGCGGCGGGCTGCTGACCGGCATGCAATCCGCATTTGCAGCACCGGCACCTAAGCGCGGCGGCAAGATCAGGGTCGCGAACGAATCGAGTTCGACGGCCGACACGCTCGATCCGGCCAAGGGCTCGACGGGTGCCGACTACATCCGCTTCTTCATGTTCTACAGCGGCCTCACGCAGCTGGATCAAAGCCTCACGCCGCAGATGAACCTCGCCGAGTCGCTGCACACGACCGACGCGAAGACCTGGATCATCAAGCTGCGCAAGGGCGTCACGTTCCACGACGGCAAGCCCGTCGGCCCGGCCGACGTCGTGTTCTCGCTGATGCGGCACAGGAACCCGGCCACCGCGTCGAAGGTCAAGACGCTCGCCGACCAGTTCGCCGATGCGAAGGCGAGCGGCCCGGACGAAGTCACGCTCGTGCTCGCCAGCGCGAACGCGGACCTGCCGGTGATCCTCGCGACGCCGCAGCTCGTGATCGTCAAGGACGGCACGACCGACTTCACGACCGGCATCGGCTGCGGCCCGTACAAGCTGCAATCGTTCAAGCCGGGCGTGTCGACCGTCGGCGTGCGCAACGACAGCTACTTCAAGCCGGGCATGCCGTACCTCGACCAGATCGAGCTGATCGGCATCAGCGACAGTGCTGCGCGCCTGAACGCGCTGCTGTCGGGTGACGTGCACCTGATCAACGCGATCGATCCGCGCTCGACGCAGCGCGTCGCGTCGACGCCGGGCTACGCGCTGAAGGAAACCAAGTCTGGGCTCTATACCGACCTGATCATGCGCAGTGACAACCCGATCGTCGCGAACCCCGATTTCGTCGAAGGGATGAAGTACCTATTCGATCGCGAGCAGATCCGCTCGGCGGTGTTCCGCGGTTACGCGGTGATCGGCAACGACCAGCCAATCCCGCCTGGGCATCGCTACTTCAACGCGTCGCTGCCGCAGCGGCCGTACGATCCGGACAAGGCCAAGTTCCTGTTCAAGAAGGCCGGCGCGCTCGGCACCGCGCTGCCACCGATCTATGCGACGTCGGATGCGAACGGCTCGATCGAGATGGCCGTGCTGCTGCAGCAGGCCGGCCAGAAGATCGGGCTGAACCTGCAGGTGAACCGCGTGTCGCCCGACGGCTACTGGTCGAACCACTGGATGAAGCATCCGCTCGGGTTCGGCAACATCAACCCGCGCTCGAGCGCCGACGTGCTGTTCACGCAGTTCTTCAAGTCGGATGCACCGTGGAACGAGTCCGGCTGGAAGAACGCGAAGTTCGACCAACTGCTGCTCGCCGCGCGCTCCGAGACGGACGATGCGAAGCGCAAGCAGATGTATGGAGAGATGCAGGTGATCGTCTCACAGCAGGGCAGGATCGGCATCCCGGCGTTCATCAGCTTCCTCGACGGCTACGACAAGCGGATCGCGGGCCTCGGGTCGATCCCGACCGGTCCGATGATGGGGGGCATGTTCGCAGAGTACGTGTGGTGGAACGCGTGA
- a CDS encoding ABC transporter permease, with protein sequence MNRILIGLIGRRIAVTALTLLIVSAIIFTITNLLPGDAAQAALGQSATPETVAALRAQFGLDMPAHVRYVHWLAGLLHGDFGRSLSGDMPVSEMIGGRLPKSLALAAITTAVSVPIALLLGILAAVKRESVVDRVISLGTLSLVATPEFLIATVAVLVFAVKLHWLSALSYSGPIDSFHDFLRAYAMPVMTLCAVVIAQMARMTRAAVIEQLSASYVEMAVLKGASPARVVLRHALPNAIGPIANAIALSLSYLLGGVIVVETIFNYPGLASLMVDAVGNRDFPLVQACTLIFCVAYLSLVLFADLCSIVSNPRLRT encoded by the coding sequence ATGAACAGAATCCTCATCGGGCTGATCGGCCGGCGCATCGCGGTCACCGCGCTGACGCTGCTGATCGTGTCCGCGATCATCTTCACGATCACGAACCTGCTGCCGGGCGATGCCGCGCAGGCCGCGCTCGGCCAGTCCGCGACGCCGGAGACGGTCGCCGCGCTGCGTGCGCAGTTCGGTCTCGACATGCCGGCGCACGTGCGCTACGTGCACTGGCTCGCCGGCTTGCTGCACGGCGATTTCGGCCGCTCGCTGTCCGGCGACATGCCGGTGTCGGAGATGATCGGCGGGCGGTTGCCGAAGTCGCTGGCGCTCGCCGCGATCACGACCGCCGTGTCGGTGCCGATCGCGCTGCTGCTCGGCATTCTCGCGGCGGTCAAGCGCGAGTCGGTGGTCGATCGCGTGATCAGCCTCGGCACGCTGTCGCTCGTCGCGACGCCGGAATTCCTGATCGCGACGGTCGCCGTGCTCGTGTTCGCCGTCAAGCTGCACTGGCTGTCGGCGCTGTCGTACAGCGGCCCGATCGACAGCTTCCACGACTTTCTGCGCGCGTATGCGATGCCGGTGATGACGCTGTGCGCGGTCGTGATCGCGCAGATGGCGCGCATGACGCGTGCCGCGGTGATCGAGCAACTGAGCGCGTCATATGTCGAGATGGCCGTGCTCAAGGGCGCGAGCCCCGCACGGGTCGTGCTGCGTCATGCGCTGCCGAACGCGATCGGGCCGATCGCCAACGCGATCGCGCTGAGCCTGTCGTACCTGCTTGGCGGTGTGATCGTCGTCGAGACGATCTTCAACTATCCGGGCCTTGCGAGCCTGATGGTCGATGCCGTCGGCAATCGCGACTTCCCGCTGGTCCAGGCGTGCACGCTGATCTTCTGCGTCGCGTATCTGTCGCTCGTGCTGTTCGCCGATCTATGCTCGATCGTGTCGAACCCGCGACTGCGCACCTGA
- a CDS encoding ABC transporter permease, with protein sequence MHPEPVQRISTLPPSGDPRPSRDGAPPPAAPAPDQPRKRRAARMKLTTGGRVGLSMVGLMLFIAVFAPLLAPHDVGAIVTPDVFAPFTAKLPFGSDFLGRDMLSRILYGTRLTVLLALAAVLLAALTGTTLGLLATVSGRAVDETMSRLLDALTSIPSKMFALMFVAAFGSSLPLLILTAAVSYMPGSYRIARALAVNISTLEFVQVAKARGEGALYIACVEMLPNMIHPMLADTGLRFTFVVLLLSGLSFLGLGVQPPYADLGSLVRENIASLGDGSAVAIMPAVAIAILTVGVNLMIDGLPHRGRRKGAAGAAGGH encoded by the coding sequence ATGCATCCCGAACCCGTTCAACGAATCAGCACGCTGCCGCCGTCCGGCGATCCGCGCCCATCGCGGGACGGCGCGCCGCCGCCGGCCGCACCCGCTCCCGACCAGCCGCGCAAGCGCCGCGCCGCGCGCATGAAACTGACGACCGGCGGCCGTGTCGGCCTGTCGATGGTCGGCCTGATGCTGTTCATCGCGGTGTTCGCGCCGCTGCTTGCGCCGCACGACGTCGGCGCAATCGTCACGCCGGACGTGTTCGCGCCGTTCACGGCGAAGCTGCCGTTCGGCTCCGATTTCCTCGGCCGCGACATGCTGAGCCGGATCCTGTACGGCACGCGGCTCACCGTGCTGCTCGCGCTCGCGGCGGTGCTGCTCGCCGCGCTGACCGGCACGACGCTCGGGTTGCTCGCGACCGTGTCGGGCCGTGCGGTCGACGAGACGATGAGCCGGCTGCTCGACGCGCTCACGTCGATTCCGTCGAAGATGTTCGCGCTGATGTTCGTCGCCGCGTTCGGTTCGTCGCTGCCGCTGCTGATCCTGACCGCCGCGGTCAGCTACATGCCGGGCTCGTACCGGATCGCGCGCGCATTGGCGGTCAACATCAGCACGCTCGAATTCGTGCAGGTAGCGAAGGCGCGCGGCGAAGGCGCGCTGTACATCGCGTGCGTCGAGATGTTGCCGAACATGATCCATCCGATGCTCGCGGATACCGGCCTGCGGTTCACGTTCGTCGTGCTGCTGCTGAGCGGCCTTAGCTTTCTCGGGCTGGGCGTGCAGCCGCCTTACGCGGACCTCGGCTCGCTCGTGCGCGAGAACATCGCGAGCCTCGGCGACGGCTCGGCCGTCGCGATCATGCCCGCGGTCGCCATCGCGATCCTGACGGTGGGCGTCAACCTGATGATCGACGGTCTGCCGCATCGCGGCCGCCGCAAGGGCGCCGCCGGCGCCGCCGGAGGACACTGA
- a CDS encoding ABC transporter ATP-binding protein, protein MQHESNPLVEVRGLRVVGGRPGGEETTIVHGVDFDIRRGEVLALIGESGSGKTTIALSLMGHARAGCRIAGGSVKLGGTDVCTLSAPALTALRGRKVAYIAQSAAAAFNPSRTILDQVIESALIHKTMTKRDAQAKAVELFRALALPEPETIGKRYPHQVSGGQLQRLMAAMALITDPELVILDEPTTALDVTTQIDVLQAFKSVIRRCGMSAVYVSHDLAVVAQMADRIVVLSDGVIREAGDTEQILHAPAHPYTQSLIAAVTPSDAQRDAKPEPAAPAPLLDVRGAIAGYGGRAANGWPAKVILHEVDLRIGRGQTVGVIGESGSGKTTLAKVIAGLVPATGGEILLDGEPLARDIGKRTKEQHRRVQIVFQNADTALNPVHTVERTLARPLAFYHGIKGARARQRVAELLELVRLPPAVAGRRTGELSGGQKQRVNLARALAAEPDLILCDEVTSALDTVVGAAIMDLLRDLQAKLGVSYIFITHDIAKVRAISDDIVVLYAGRRVETGSRDALCAPPYHPYSHLLVSSAPELRAGWLDDAAERCHRPLVPIGERENEAELCPFLSRCAMRVDGVCNRTAPSLRTLGNGAQVLCHRSEEDLARFQAEPISAGVAPVQL, encoded by the coding sequence ATGCAACACGAATCGAACCCGCTCGTCGAGGTGCGCGGGCTGCGCGTGGTCGGCGGCCGGCCGGGCGGCGAGGAAACGACGATCGTCCACGGCGTCGACTTCGATATCCGGCGCGGCGAAGTGCTCGCGCTGATCGGCGAGTCCGGCTCCGGCAAGACGACGATCGCGCTGTCGCTGATGGGGCATGCGCGCGCCGGTTGTCGGATCGCCGGCGGCTCGGTGAAGCTCGGCGGCACCGACGTCTGCACGCTGTCCGCGCCCGCGTTGACCGCGCTGCGCGGCCGCAAGGTCGCGTATATCGCGCAGAGCGCCGCCGCCGCGTTCAACCCGTCGCGCACGATTCTCGACCAGGTGATCGAGAGCGCGCTGATCCACAAGACGATGACGAAGCGCGACGCGCAGGCGAAGGCCGTCGAGTTGTTCCGCGCGCTCGCGCTGCCGGAGCCGGAGACGATCGGCAAGCGCTATCCGCACCAGGTGTCGGGCGGGCAGTTGCAGCGCCTGATGGCCGCGATGGCGCTGATCACCGATCCGGAGCTCGTGATTCTCGACGAGCCGACCACCGCGCTCGACGTCACCACGCAGATCGACGTGCTGCAGGCCTTCAAGAGCGTGATCCGGCGGTGCGGGATGAGCGCGGTGTACGTGTCGCACGATCTGGCGGTGGTCGCGCAGATGGCCGACCGGATCGTCGTGCTGAGCGACGGCGTGATCCGCGAGGCGGGCGATACCGAACAGATCCTGCATGCGCCGGCACATCCGTACACGCAGAGCCTGATCGCGGCGGTCACGCCGAGCGACGCCCAGCGCGACGCGAAGCCGGAACCTGCCGCACCGGCGCCGCTGCTCGACGTGCGCGGCGCGATCGCCGGCTACGGCGGCCGCGCGGCGAACGGCTGGCCCGCGAAAGTGATCCTGCACGAAGTGGACCTGCGCATCGGGCGCGGGCAGACGGTCGGCGTGATCGGCGAATCGGGCTCCGGCAAGACGACGCTCGCGAAGGTGATCGCGGGCCTCGTGCCGGCGACGGGCGGCGAGATCCTGCTCGACGGCGAGCCGCTCGCGCGCGATATCGGCAAGCGCACCAAGGAGCAGCACCGCCGCGTGCAGATCGTGTTCCAGAACGCCGATACCGCGCTCAATCCGGTGCATACCGTCGAGCGCACGCTCGCGCGGCCGCTGGCGTTCTACCACGGGATCAAGGGTGCCCGTGCACGGCAGCGCGTCGCGGAGCTGCTCGAACTCGTGCGGTTGCCGCCGGCGGTGGCCGGGCGGCGGACCGGCGAGCTGTCCGGCGGGCAGAAGCAGCGCGTGAACCTCGCGCGCGCGCTCGCGGCCGAGCCCGACCTGATCCTGTGCGACGAAGTCACGTCGGCGCTCGATACGGTGGTCGGCGCCGCGATCATGGATCTGCTGCGCGACCTGCAGGCGAAGCTCGGCGTGTCGTACATATTCATCACGCACGACATCGCGAAAGTGCGCGCGATCAGCGACGACATCGTCGTGCTGTACGCGGGCCGCCGCGTCGAAACCGGCAGCCGCGACGCGCTGTGCGCACCGCCTTACCACCCGTATTCGCACCTGCTCGTGTCGTCTGCGCCGGAGCTGCGCGCGGGCTGGCTCGACGATGCGGCCGAGCGTTGCCACCGGCCGCTGGTGCCGATCGGCGAGCGCGAGAACGAGGCCGAGCTGTGTCCGTTCCTGTCGCGCTGCGCGATGCGTGTGGACGGCGTGTGCAACCGCACGGCCCCGTCGCTGCGCACGCTCGGGAACGGCGCGCAGGTGCTGTGCCATCGCAGCGAGGAAGATCTCGCACGCTTCCAGGCGGAGCCGATTTCCGCTGGCGTCGCGCCGGTACAGCTGTAG
- a CDS encoding helix-turn-helix domain-containing protein, whose product MTVQLVGSSRVARPVSPAIGDVLRAIDASFAQPLNLDTLAAVAGLSVSRFTARFRSETGLSPHRYLCLVRVRRAQDLLRAGLAPSVVATDVGFFDQSHLCRHFRRVLGITPRDYVVARAGGATARTSSTRRHAERREASCHAA is encoded by the coding sequence ATGACAGTGCAACTCGTTGGCTCGTCTCGTGTCGCGCGGCCCGTCTCGCCGGCGATCGGCGACGTGCTGCGCGCGATCGATGCATCGTTCGCGCAGCCGCTGAACCTCGACACGCTCGCGGCGGTGGCCGGATTGAGCGTGTCGCGTTTCACCGCGCGCTTTCGCAGCGAAACCGGCTTGTCGCCGCACCGGTATCTGTGCCTGGTGCGGGTACGCCGTGCGCAGGACCTGTTGCGCGCCGGTCTCGCGCCGTCGGTCGTCGCGACCGACGTCGGTTTCTTCGATCAGAGCCATCTGTGCCGGCATTTCCGGCGGGTGCTCGGGATCACGCCGCGCGATTACGTGGTCGCGCGGGCAGGCGGTGCGACGGCGCGCACGTCTTCGACGCGCAGGCATGCCGAGCGCCGCGAAGCGTCGTGTCACGCGGCGTAG
- a CDS encoding cupin domain-containing protein produces MTAVFVLHRADGAPSSTVFRQQAFGANDPFAQAREIAWEGPDAMAAGRVALTGELDVASFPHIETIAIIEGELTLEAAGAAPLVLGPGDGAVIGGGTALRVTAASRVLFTFCAAACAAPTRCGVFALRADADFKPSATLPAEVLLGPAPQCRSDNVFVDDGAAYCAGTWDSTPYHRIVRPHRENEFMFLLDGDVRFAAPDGSVLSLGAGDALFVPQGTPIGWESSERVAKFYVVQNVNASTERA; encoded by the coding sequence ATGACCGCAGTTTTCGTGTTGCACCGCGCCGATGGCGCGCCTTCGTCAACCGTATTTCGCCAGCAGGCGTTCGGCGCGAACGATCCTTTCGCGCAAGCCCGGGAGATCGCGTGGGAAGGTCCCGACGCGATGGCCGCCGGACGTGTCGCGCTCACCGGCGAACTCGACGTGGCGAGCTTTCCGCACATCGAAACCATCGCGATCATCGAGGGCGAGCTGACGCTCGAAGCGGCCGGCGCCGCGCCGCTGGTGCTGGGCCCGGGAGACGGGGCCGTGATCGGCGGCGGCACGGCGCTGCGCGTGACCGCGGCATCGCGCGTGCTGTTCACGTTCTGCGCCGCCGCGTGCGCGGCACCGACCCGGTGCGGCGTGTTCGCGCTGCGAGCCGATGCCGACTTCAAGCCGTCGGCCACGCTGCCGGCGGAGGTGCTGCTCGGCCCGGCGCCGCAGTGCCGCAGCGACAACGTGTTCGTCGACGACGGCGCCGCGTACTGCGCGGGCACATGGGATTCGACGCCCTATCACCGGATCGTCCGGCCGCATCGCGAGAACGAATTCATGTTCCTGCTGGACGGCGACGTACGGTTCGCCGCGCCGGACGGCAGCGTGCTGTCGCTCGGCGCCGGCGATGCGCTGTTCGTGCCGCAGGGCACGCCGATCGGGTGGGAAAGCAGCGAACGCGTGGCAAAGTTCTACGTCGTGCAGAACGTCAACGCATCCACCGAGCGAGCCTGA
- a CDS encoding NAD(P)/FAD-dependent oxidoreductase: MTPPLRHIETPATLPASADVVVIGGGIIGVFTAYYLARRGVSVALVEKGRIGAEQSSRNWGWCRQQNRDARELPMASKSIDLWERFAIESGEDTGFHRCGLLYLSNDEAELARWASWGEFAKTAGVATYMLDGKQATERGHATGRPWKGGVFSPTDGTADPEKAAPAVAAALMKLGGSVHQYCAARGIEREGGRVSAVVTESGVIKTKTVVLAGGAWASSFCRQLGIRFPQASIRQSILSVSPVEHPLPDAMYTSGVSVTRRSDGRYALAISGRARVDLTPQFLRFAPQFVPMFAKRWRNLLPGGLEGLRGGHETLKRWRLDAPTPMEAVRILDPKPDMSTVHETYRRAVELMPELRDAKITHAWAGFVDSTPDGVPGIGEVPGVPGLILAAGFSGHGFGIGPGAGHLIADLATGAPPLVDPVPYQPARFSDSAWGKVADF, encoded by the coding sequence ATGACTCCTCCGCTACGCCATATCGAAACCCCGGCCACGCTGCCGGCTTCGGCCGATGTCGTCGTGATCGGCGGCGGCATCATCGGCGTCTTCACCGCCTACTATCTGGCCCGGCGCGGCGTATCGGTCGCGCTCGTCGAGAAGGGGCGCATCGGCGCAGAGCAGTCGAGCCGCAACTGGGGCTGGTGCCGGCAGCAGAACCGCGATGCGCGCGAGTTGCCGATGGCAAGCAAGAGCATCGACCTGTGGGAACGATTCGCGATCGAATCGGGCGAGGACACGGGTTTTCATCGCTGCGGCCTGTTGTACCTGAGCAATGACGAGGCCGAGCTGGCCCGTTGGGCCAGCTGGGGCGAGTTCGCGAAGACGGCGGGCGTGGCGACGTACATGCTCGACGGCAAGCAGGCCACCGAGCGCGGGCACGCGACCGGGCGGCCGTGGAAAGGCGGCGTGTTTTCGCCGACCGACGGCACGGCCGACCCGGAAAAGGCCGCGCCGGCCGTCGCCGCCGCGCTGATGAAGCTCGGCGGCAGTGTCCACCAGTACTGCGCGGCGCGCGGCATCGAACGCGAGGGCGGACGCGTGAGCGCCGTCGTCACGGAGTCCGGCGTGATCAAGACCAAGACCGTCGTGCTCGCGGGCGGCGCCTGGGCGTCGTCGTTCTGCCGCCAGCTCGGCATCCGTTTTCCGCAGGCGTCGATCCGTCAGTCGATCCTGAGCGTGTCGCCGGTCGAGCATCCGCTGCCGGATGCGATGTACACGTCCGGCGTGTCCGTGACGCGCCGCAGCGACGGACGCTACGCGCTGGCGATCAGCGGCCGCGCTCGGGTGGACCTGACGCCGCAGTTCCTGCGATTCGCGCCGCAATTCGTGCCGATGTTCGCGAAGCGCTGGCGCAATCTGCTGCCGGGCGGGCTCGAAGGGCTGCGCGGCGGCCATGAAACGCTGAAGCGCTGGCGCCTCGATGCGCCGACGCCGATGGAGGCGGTCCGCATCCTGGATCCGAAGCCGGACATGTCGACGGTCCACGAAACCTATCGCCGCGCCGTCGAACTGATGCCCGAACTTCGCGACGCGAAGATCACGCACGCGTGGGCCGGGTTCGTCGACAGCACGCCGGACGGCGTGCCGGGCATCGGCGAAGTGCCGGGCGTGCCGGGGCTGATCCTCGCGGCGGGCTTTTCCGGCCACGGCTTCGGGATCGGGCCGGGCGCCGGGCACCTGATCGCGGATCTTGCGACGGGCGCGCCGCCGCTGGTCGATCCGGTGCCGTACCAGCCGGCCCGGTTCAGCGATTCCGCATGGGGCAAGGTCGCCGATTTCTGA